A stretch of Cicer arietinum cultivar CDC Frontier isolate Library 1 chromosome 5, Cicar.CDCFrontier_v2.0, whole genome shotgun sequence DNA encodes these proteins:
- the LOC101507721 gene encoding uncharacterized protein isoform X2: MASAESSPLMSFDHVKASVTEFARGFNHSYYQPLHLSILKGDWQSTKAFIDNDPTALTTKITILGRTALHVAAVSAQWHLIEKLLQHMPPNVLAELDFMGCTCLHYVAMGESINAAKALMAKNPSLTQVTDFKGFTPLIYSITSTRCKEMVWYLVLNTTDDRPGCPFSGPSASQLVALLTAAGFHDITMYLVQHYPNLATISDSNGSIILNVLSKLPSHFQSGHKFGFWKRFIYHCVPVEHEYLPPNHSNSGNTIWNALQNLDIIFSATSSGIVEILRICFQFFPDLVWTHMPNEGYVAQIAIKNRQEKVFSLLCKMPIICKLLVLALDESQNTTSHLAARFASQVESISGASFQLQRELQWFKEVEKLDHPLHKEVKNQDGKTAWQVFKEEHKALLEEGKNWMKDTSNSCMLVATLIATIAFAAAITVPGGNNQDKGIPIFLSDNTFMVFAVSDALALFSSMASLLMFLAILNARFAEEDFVMELPKRLIIGMACMFFGVVSTMVAFGAALSMLLKERLKWAPIPIALLACVPIALFSKLQLPLFIQMIISTYGSRFSHIL, encoded by the exons ATGGCATCTGCAGAATCAAGTCCACTGATGTCTTTTGATCATGTCAAGGCTTCTGTCACTGAGTTCG CTAGAGGATTCAACCACAGTTACTACCAACCTCTTCACTTATCAATACTAAAAGGCGACTGGCAATCTACAAAGGCTTTCATCGACAACGATCCGACCGCATTGACAACAAAGATTACAATACTTGGCAGGACTGCACTTCATGTTGCAGCTGTATCAGCTCAGTGGCACCTCATTGAGAAATTGTTGCAGCACATGCCTCCAAATGTGCTTGCAGAATTGGATTTTATGGGTTGTACCTGCCTTCACTATGTTGCAATGGGCGAAAGCATTAATGCAGCCAAGGCATTGATGGCTAAAAATCCTTCACTTACACAAGTTACTGATTTTAAAGGATTCACACCACTCATCTATAGTATCACTTCTACTAGATGTAAAGAGATGGTTTGGTATCTTGTTTTGAATACTACAGATGACAGACCTGGCTGTCCATTCTCTGGTCCCTCTGCTAGTCAACTTGTTGCTTTGCTTACCGCTGCCGGATTTCATG ATATCACAATGTATCTTGTGCAACACTACCCTAACTTGGCCACTATTTCTGATTCAAATGGAAGCATTATACTTAATGTTTTGTCAAAATTGCCATCTCACTTTCAAAGTGGACACAAGTTTGGGTTTTGGAAAAGATTCATTTACCACT GTGTTCCTGTAGAACATGAATATTTACCACCCAATCATTCTAACTCTGGAAATACAATATGGAATGCACTTCAAAATCTTG ACATTATTTTCAGTGCAACATCATCTGGTATAGTTGAAATTTTAAGGATTTGTTTTCAGTTTTTTCCTGATTTGGTTTGGACTCACATGCCAAATGAAGGGTATGTAGCTCAAATTGCCATCAAGAATAGGCAAGAAAAAGTTTTTAGTCTTCTATGCAAGATGCCAATAATTTGCAAGCTTTTAGTATTGGCTTTAGATGAATCACAGAACACTACATCACATCTAGCAGCAAGGTTTGCTTCTCAAGTAGAGTCAATTTCAGGTGCATCATTTCAATTGCAAAGAGAGTTACAGTGGTTTAAG GAAGTAGAGAAATTGGATCATCCTCTCCATAAAGAAGTTAAAAACCAAGATGGTAAAACAGCTTGGCAAGTGTTCAAGGAAGAGCACAAGGCATTGCTTGAAGAAGGGAAGAATTGGATGAAGGATACATCAAACTCTTGTATGTTAGTGGCAACTCTTATCGCCACTATCGCCTTTGCGGCCGCAATAACTGTACCTGGAGGTAACAATCAGGACAAAGGAATTCCAATATTCTTGTCAGATAACACCTTCATGGTATTTGCTGTGTCAGATGCACTAGCCTTGTTTTCATCAATGGCTTCACTTCTGATGTTTTTAGCGATACTAAATGCGCGCTTCGCCGAAGAAGATTTTGTCATGGAATTACCAAAGAGATTAATAATAGGTATGGCTTGTATGTTCTTTGGTGTAGTGAGTACAATGGTAGCATTTGGTGCAGCACTGTCTATGTTGCTAAAGGAGAGACTTAAATGGGCTCCAATTCCCATTGCTCTTTTGGCTTGTGTCCCTATTGCTCTATTTTCAAAGCTTCAACTTCCTTTGTTCATACAAATGATCATATCAACATATGGATCAAGATTCTCACATATACTTTAG
- the LOC101507721 gene encoding uncharacterized protein isoform X1, with the protein MASAESSPLMSFDHVKASVTEFARGFNHSYYQPLHLSILKGDWQSTKAFIDNDPTALTTKITILGRTALHVAAVSAQWHLIEKLLQHMPPNVLAELDFMGCTCLHYVAMGESINAAKALMAKNPSLTQVTDFKGFTPLIYSITSTRCKEMVWYLVLNTTDDRPGCPFSGPSASQLVALLTAAGFHDITMYLVQHYPNLATISDSNGSIILNVLSKLPSHFQSGHKFGFWKRFIYHCVPVEHEYLPPNHSNSGNTIWNALQNLVPSIKLLRDTKLKHVSAVRLVEFVSSQASTKNDNQFWQSFVSADIIFSATSSGIVEILRICFQFFPDLVWTHMPNEGYVAQIAIKNRQEKVFSLLCKMPIICKLLVLALDESQNTTSHLAARFASQVESISGASFQLQRELQWFKEVEKLDHPLHKEVKNQDGKTAWQVFKEEHKALLEEGKNWMKDTSNSCMLVATLIATIAFAAAITVPGGNNQDKGIPIFLSDNTFMVFAVSDALALFSSMASLLMFLAILNARFAEEDFVMELPKRLIIGMACMFFGVVSTMVAFGAALSMLLKERLKWAPIPIALLACVPIALFSKLQLPLFIQMIISTYGSRFSHIL; encoded by the exons ATGGCATCTGCAGAATCAAGTCCACTGATGTCTTTTGATCATGTCAAGGCTTCTGTCACTGAGTTCG CTAGAGGATTCAACCACAGTTACTACCAACCTCTTCACTTATCAATACTAAAAGGCGACTGGCAATCTACAAAGGCTTTCATCGACAACGATCCGACCGCATTGACAACAAAGATTACAATACTTGGCAGGACTGCACTTCATGTTGCAGCTGTATCAGCTCAGTGGCACCTCATTGAGAAATTGTTGCAGCACATGCCTCCAAATGTGCTTGCAGAATTGGATTTTATGGGTTGTACCTGCCTTCACTATGTTGCAATGGGCGAAAGCATTAATGCAGCCAAGGCATTGATGGCTAAAAATCCTTCACTTACACAAGTTACTGATTTTAAAGGATTCACACCACTCATCTATAGTATCACTTCTACTAGATGTAAAGAGATGGTTTGGTATCTTGTTTTGAATACTACAGATGACAGACCTGGCTGTCCATTCTCTGGTCCCTCTGCTAGTCAACTTGTTGCTTTGCTTACCGCTGCCGGATTTCATG ATATCACAATGTATCTTGTGCAACACTACCCTAACTTGGCCACTATTTCTGATTCAAATGGAAGCATTATACTTAATGTTTTGTCAAAATTGCCATCTCACTTTCAAAGTGGACACAAGTTTGGGTTTTGGAAAAGATTCATTTACCACT GTGTTCCTGTAGAACATGAATATTTACCACCCAATCATTCTAACTCTGGAAATACAATATGGAATGCACTTCAAAATCTTG TTCCTAGCATAAAGCTACTTAGAGATACAAAGTTGAAACATGTATCTGCTGTGAGATTGGTTGAATTTGTTTCCTCACAAGCTTCAACCAAGAATGACAATCAATTCTGGCAATCTTTTGTGAGTGCAGACATTATTTTCAGTGCAACATCATCTGGTATAGTTGAAATTTTAAGGATTTGTTTTCAGTTTTTTCCTGATTTGGTTTGGACTCACATGCCAAATGAAGGGTATGTAGCTCAAATTGCCATCAAGAATAGGCAAGAAAAAGTTTTTAGTCTTCTATGCAAGATGCCAATAATTTGCAAGCTTTTAGTATTGGCTTTAGATGAATCACAGAACACTACATCACATCTAGCAGCAAGGTTTGCTTCTCAAGTAGAGTCAATTTCAGGTGCATCATTTCAATTGCAAAGAGAGTTACAGTGGTTTAAG GAAGTAGAGAAATTGGATCATCCTCTCCATAAAGAAGTTAAAAACCAAGATGGTAAAACAGCTTGGCAAGTGTTCAAGGAAGAGCACAAGGCATTGCTTGAAGAAGGGAAGAATTGGATGAAGGATACATCAAACTCTTGTATGTTAGTGGCAACTCTTATCGCCACTATCGCCTTTGCGGCCGCAATAACTGTACCTGGAGGTAACAATCAGGACAAAGGAATTCCAATATTCTTGTCAGATAACACCTTCATGGTATTTGCTGTGTCAGATGCACTAGCCTTGTTTTCATCAATGGCTTCACTTCTGATGTTTTTAGCGATACTAAATGCGCGCTTCGCCGAAGAAGATTTTGTCATGGAATTACCAAAGAGATTAATAATAGGTATGGCTTGTATGTTCTTTGGTGTAGTGAGTACAATGGTAGCATTTGGTGCAGCACTGTCTATGTTGCTAAAGGAGAGACTTAAATGGGCTCCAATTCCCATTGCTCTTTTGGCTTGTGTCCCTATTGCTCTATTTTCAAAGCTTCAACTTCCTTTGTTCATACAAATGATCATATCAACATATGGATCAAGATTCTCACATATACTTTAG
- the LOC101507410 gene encoding beta-1,2-xylosyltransferase — protein sequence MNKRLLQILLFLFVFNSFSLCLYFTIHHQSSSLNPSSPTLSNSNQNNTPLKRPFIEKQQKIHFSNSKPWPILPSYLPWSQTSSSTPLRSCEGYFGNGFTRRLDVFSGDDGGGWFRCWYSETLRSSVCEGGRVRMVLEKIGMAKGGEDLVDVIGRREEEELPLFEKGAFEIDGGHRFGEDGDEKMVVDSEFLDLYVPRGDIMRHTMRDLISKIRIVPKKEFVCDQWIEEPTLLVTRFEYANLFHTVTDWYSAYVSSRVTGLPNRPHLIFLDGHCKAPLEETWKALFSSLRYAKNFSGTVCFRHAILSPLGYETALFKGLTEDIYCEGASAQELRQKPDSQKTARLSEFGEMIQAAFGLPLTLNRGAKSVSGHNILFVRREDYLAHPRHGGKVESRLSNEAEVFNSLNNWASNYKRCKIDLANGLFAHMSMKEQVRAIQDASVIVGAHGAGLTHIVSALPKTVILEIISSQFRRPHFAYIAQWKGLEYHAINLDGSYANPETVINTLVSIMKSLGC from the exons ATGAACAAAAGGCTTCTTCAGATCCTATTGTTCCTCTTCGTCTTCAACTCTTTCTCTCTCTGTCTCTACTTCACAATCCATCATCAATCTTCTTCTCTCAACCCTTCTTCTCCAACACTTTCCAATTCAAATCAAAACAATACACCTTTGAAACGACCCTTTATagagaaacaacaaaaaatccATTTCTCAAATTCAAAACCATGGCCAATTCTTCCCTCTTACCTACCTTGGTCACAAACCTCTTCTTCTACTCCTCTTCGCTCTTGCGAAGGCTATTTTGGAAATGGTTTCACGCGCCGTCTTGATGTATTCTCTGGTGACGACGGAGGTGGGTGGTTTCGGTGTTGGTATAGTGAGACATTGAGGAGTTCGGTCTGTGAAGGTGGGAGAGTTCGTATGGTGTTGGAAAAGATTGGAATGGCGAAAGGTGGTGAAGATTTGGTTGATGTTATTGGAAGAAGGGAAGAGGAAGAGTTACCTTTGTTTGAAAAGGGTGCTTTTGAGATTGATGGTGGTCATAGGTTTGGTGAAGATGGTGATGAGAAGATGGTTGTTGATAGTGAGTTTTTGGATTTGTATGTTCCTAGAGGTGATATTATGAGACATACTATGCGTGATTTGATTAGTAAGATTCGGATCGTTCCAAAGAAGGAATTTGTTTGTGATCAG TGGATTGAGGAACCAACACTTCTGGTGACACGCTTTGAATACGCTAATCTTTTTCACACTGTTACAGACTGGTACAGTGCATATGTTTCTTCTAGAGTTACTGGCTTGCCTAATCGACCTCATTTGATCTTTTTAGATGGCCATTGTAAG GCTCCACTTGAAGAGACGTGGAAAGCGTTATTCTCGAGCCTCAGATATGCTAAAAACTTCAGTGGAACAGTTTGTTTTCGTCATGCTATTCTCTCACCTTTGGGATACGAGACTGCTTTATTTAAAGGGCTAACGGAAGATATATATTGCGAAGGAGCTTCTGCACAAGAATTGCGGCAAAAGCCTGATAGTCAAAAAACTGCGCGTCTTTCCGAGTTTGGAGAAATGATCCAAGCAGCATTTGGACTACCTTTAACCTTAAACCGCGGTGCAAAATCAGTCTCTGGACATAACATCCTCTTTGTTCGCCGAGAAGATTATTTAGCTCATCCGCGTCATGGTGGTAAAGTTGAATCAAGACTAAGTAACGAGGCGGAAGTGTTCAATTCCTTGAACAATTGGGCATCTAATTATAAAAGGTGTAAAATCGACCTTGCCAACGGATTGTTTGCACACATGTCTATGAAAGAGCAGGTACGAGCCATTCAAGATGCATCTGTGATCGTTGGTGCTCATGGTGCCGGTCTTACTCACATAGTATCTGCATTACCTAAAACTGTGATTCTAGAGATTATTAGCAGCCAATTCAGGCGTCCACATTTTGCATACATTGCACAGTGGAAAGGGTTGGAGTACCACGCAATTAACCTTGATGGATCATATGCCAATCCTGAAACTGTGATCAATACCCTTGTCAGCATAATGAAAAGCCTTGGATGTTGA